The following proteins come from a genomic window of Montipora foliosa isolate CH-2021 chromosome 2, ASM3666993v2, whole genome shotgun sequence:
- the LOC137990269 gene encoding uncharacterized protein isoform X1, whose protein sequence is MELEDGFLSGFLNIAELEKYFSHDCDMDVFKDIKPFQPHQKAKTDCDRYNESLANGFINWSNCPQTHRFVDMPPLLRLSTAPREEIVFFNVQKCYEKVQCRKNKKSKQRVQGATINLRVTTDAPIAKVEVFVERLPKAAVLCGDSNGRVPLKLKLENLMYSDNYQRQDQYFSVDLDSVYHNPLTGNPVYKLSTVDSERRNRFWLVAHVVYAGNLKSQPFYSEPFLLKSKRSSRSSPY, encoded by the exons ATGGAACTGGAGGACGGATTTCTCAGCGGGTTTTTGAACATTGCAGAGCTAGAGAAGTATTTTAGCCACG ATTGCGACATGGACGTATTCAAAGATATCAAGCCGTTCCAACCTCATCAGAAGGCTAAGACCGACTGTGACAGATACAACGAATCGCTTGCCAACGGATTCATAAATTGGTCAAATTGTCCTCAAACTCATCGATTTGTGGATATGCCACCTCTCCTACGCCTTTCTACAGCACCGAGAGAGGAAATAGTGTTTTTTAACGTTCAAAAATGCTATGAAAAAGTTCAATGCCGAAAGAATAAGAAATCAAAACAGCGTGTACAAGGTGCCACAATTAACCTGCGAGTGACAACTGACGCTCCCATAGCTAAAGTAGAAGTGTTCGTGGAGAGGCTGCCTAAGGCCGCTGTGCTTTGTGGGGATAGTAACGGCAGAGTTCCGCTCAAACTCAAGTTGGAAAATCTCATGTATTCTGAT AACTATCAGAGGCAAGACCAGTACTTTTCTGTGGACCTGGACTCGGTGTACCACAACCCCCTGACTGGTAACCCTGTGTACAAGCTTTCCACTGTAGATTCAGAGAGGAGGAATCGCTTTTGGCTCGTTGCACATGTTGTGTATGCCGGTAATCTTAAAAGTCAGCCGTTTTATAGTGAACCTTTTTTACTCAAGAGCAAGAGAAGTTCAAGATCTTCTCCATATTGA
- the LOC137990269 gene encoding uncharacterized protein isoform X2, with protein sequence MDVFKDIKPFQPHQKAKTDCDRYNESLANGFINWSNCPQTHRFVDMPPLLRLSTAPREEIVFFNVQKCYEKVQCRKNKKSKQRVQGATINLRVTTDAPIAKVEVFVERLPKAAVLCGDSNGRVPLKLKLENLMYSDNYQRQDQYFSVDLDSVYHNPLTGNPVYKLSTVDSERRNRFWLVAHVVYAGNLKSQPFYSEPFLLKSKRSSRSSPY encoded by the exons ATGGACGTATTCAAAGATATCAAGCCGTTCCAACCTCATCAGAAGGCTAAGACCGACTGTGACAGATACAACGAATCGCTTGCCAACGGATTCATAAATTGGTCAAATTGTCCTCAAACTCATCGATTTGTGGATATGCCACCTCTCCTACGCCTTTCTACAGCACCGAGAGAGGAAATAGTGTTTTTTAACGTTCAAAAATGCTATGAAAAAGTTCAATGCCGAAAGAATAAGAAATCAAAACAGCGTGTACAAGGTGCCACAATTAACCTGCGAGTGACAACTGACGCTCCCATAGCTAAAGTAGAAGTGTTCGTGGAGAGGCTGCCTAAGGCCGCTGTGCTTTGTGGGGATAGTAACGGCAGAGTTCCGCTCAAACTCAAGTTGGAAAATCTCATGTATTCTGAT AACTATCAGAGGCAAGACCAGTACTTTTCTGTGGACCTGGACTCGGTGTACCACAACCCCCTGACTGGTAACCCTGTGTACAAGCTTTCCACTGTAGATTCAGAGAGGAGGAATCGCTTTTGGCTCGTTGCACATGTTGTGTATGCCGGTAATCTTAAAAGTCAGCCGTTTTATAGTGAACCTTTTTTACTCAAGAGCAAGAGAAGTTCAAGATCTTCTCCATATTGA